The nucleotide sequence CAAATAACTGTGTCCAAAAATTACTGGCTTATGTACAGAGCAGTTGCTTGGGAAAGAAACAGTATTGACTGCTGCaattcaaaatgtttgctgtggGCTTGTAGCCCAAAGCTGCATATCCACTAGGAAACTCTCTATTGAGCTGGCCTCTTTATTAGCATTCTGCtcagtgaaaaatatatattttatcacTCCCACTAGCAGAGGGGAACAACAAACTGATCTTGACCTGACCATCTTGACtggtgaaagagaagaaaaagtccATCCCCACTGCAGAGTAAAATTCAAGGTGAATTACTAAAATGAATAAGTAAAAAAACTGAGCACATTTGTAAGATAGGAGCTGGTGCTAAACACGTGTTAATGAGTAAAAAGCCAGTAGCTGGAGGATTATTACATACATAGATCTGGGATTTAAGCTTAACAGAATAAGGAAATTCATAGCAATGAGTCAGAGGGGCAGATTAACAGAAAGCAGGTAACTCAAAACAGGATTTATTAAGATTTGTTGGGATGTTTGTGAATAGGGAGCAATAGTGAAATGCAATTACCGTCAGTTTTTAAGGACAAAAGTTGTGCTAGAAACTTAGGTGAGACACATAAATTGGATTTCTGTTCATACACAATAAAGGAGAGACATGTCTGGGTGTGAAAATAAGCTGCTCTGATGGCATCTCTTTTCTGGGGCAATATGACTATAAGTTAATAAAGTTGATCTGGTTGTACTGAGATTGAATTCAATGTAATTAATATTCACTGAACTGAGAACAGTAATTTGATATAAAGGGGGAGACCGAACAAGCTAAGTTTATTCATTACGTTTGTGGGTGTTGAAGGCACAAtattcgtgtgtgtgtgtgtgtgtgtgtgtgtgtgtgtgtgtgtctgtgcgcgcTCACCCTGTATCCAAGGTCCTCCTGTAGGTCGCTAGATGTAGCACTGATATTAGGACTGCCAGACTGTCTCCTTCACGCTACATCCGTACATAAACACATTCTTCTTCCTGGAATGACCGTGGTAGTCGCAGAAAACCTGCACATGTTCATATatgcacatagacacacaaagAGGTGCATACATACAAAGGAAGCAGACGGAGAAAAGATTGAGTTTAGGATGTATATTGCACATTTTTCGTTAAGATGCCGGGAACCGAAATTTGCCTTCTCTCCTTTTCCAAATTAGTTTATTCAAGTggtaaataatcaataaaacaaaatgataaatacataaaaacacagcaagagAACTGAGGGCTGCAGGGACAGCTACAATAACtcttattgattttttttctattatcatcaaaataaaactctgctgttaataaatgacACACTGTTAAAATGACTGGTGAACATTTTCTCTGACTAAATCTAAGGtctgtttgaagagaaaaaataGCAGCCTCATCCTGCTTCTTTCCTTTAAGTCATCACCCTTTGCACCATAAACAAATCTCCCATGAGAAGAATATCCCATTATATCTAACTTGCTGACACACAGTGTAGCACAGAGGCCAGCAGAAGAGGTTGTTTATGGTAGCTGCATAAATGTCTTAAGACTAATGTGGTGATTTACTGATGTGAAATTTAGTGGACATGCAGCCAAAACAGAATGTGCAGCTGAACAGGAGAAATGGCACCACTATTAACAACAAGTCCAAAAATATTCTGTATACTTCCCAACTGAGAGATGATGCAGCAAAGTGCAAAATGCCCCAAAATAATTTAAGTCCAGTTAATTAGAGGTCATACCAGTGGTGCCCTTTGTATGTGTGCAAGGTACTGCAGCAGGCTCTTAGTGTGGTAGATGGTAGGGTGGAGCTCAGGATTGGGGTTCTGCCACTGGCGATTCAAATCCTCTCCACTCAGAGAACAACGATGACTATAGCAGAAAGGAGACGGCAGAAGAGGAGAAGGGATACAGAGTGGAGGAGAACAGAGCAACAGCTATAGGATCCTTCAAGACAAGATTTTGTGTGTTAATATGCATAAAGCTGTGACCGTTGCGCAGGCCCAGGTTCAGCAGATGTATGCGTCTTCAGTGTGTATACTTGAAAGCTGTGAATGTGCGTtaatctctctccatctctagACTACTTTCACTCACTTTCCATTTACAACTCCATCAGGGTTGAGCATGGGGACTATCTTGAAGATGTAGGCCTCTCTCAGGCTGGCTGCCAGCGGGCTGGTGCCCATCAGGAACTCCAGCGTGCCCTTCATTACCCAGCTCGCATTGGTCTCTCCAGGGTGCACTCTGGCCGACAGGAAGATCAATGGACGATTccctgaagagagagagtgcagcACAAATATAAACAGAGCAAGATggaatgagaaagaaaacaaatctttaatttaaagtttttcaCAGCTGTGAAATAGCATCAATGAACTTAAGTGGACTGCAGACCTATTTGGGAAGTACTGGCATGCCACGATACCCCGAGACTGTAATATACAACCTAATGTTCATGCAGGCGTTAGTAAGAAAGGGACAGTTCTGTCAATTAATAGTGAATTTCTTAAGAAGACATTGTGGACAACTATCTGAGAGCCAACCAAGAAGAACTGCAAAACTTTGACAAAGGCCAGAAGAAGCTTCAACTGATTAATGACAGATTATTTGTGACAAAATGATCTAACATCTCAGCCTGAAGCAGAGCATGTAGCTCGAAACCTCACTGGTGGATGTCCCATTAAAGCTGCATCTAAGGAAGCCACAGTGTGCGGACATTCATTTTTCGTATCCTCTTTCTTCAAAAATAATCTGAGATCAAAGGTGAACTTACTGACTCTTTGCCCTGCCAGAGCTCCATTTGCTGAAGAAGTCAATGAGATATagttgaaaacagaaaagttgcTAAGTGGGAACTTTAAGATGAGATTATTTTGTTACACAGACTGTTCccaaaggtcaagaatgaacatCAATGCTGAAAATGAGGTATGGTTATCCTTAGGTCACGACCAGctattaaatgtttaaatattgtGGCCAGTTATCTATGTGATTATGATTTTGTTCCAGCACAGCTCACTATTTCCTGGGACATTTGggctatttttaaaaatacttttctgGGACCAAATTTAAATTGCTGTGGCACAATGACTGGTGAAGCCAAATAGGTTTTCCAGTTTTTTCCAGGATATATGAAAATCCTTCCCCAGAGACAGTTCTGCTCATTCTCGGTCCAAGAATggcagtgaaataaaaagttgCATATACACAGATCTACACTGATTTACTTACTAAATTGACAGATGTGATCATTGGAGTTTGACTCCGGCATGGCAGTGATGGTTAGGAGAGGGCAGCTATTTCCCCCCAGGGTTTCGCATAAGACATCCTGCCTCAGATAGATCTGAGGGGTCCTCAAATCCTCCAGTTTGGACAGGTGCATCTGAGGATACAATGACAGAAACAATAAAGTGCAGTTTTTAAACTTCACTTACAAACATTATTATCTCTGACTTTCATTTAAGCCCCAATCTCTCTTGGGTTCTCGTCATTTTGCTATTGTATTGTTGTACTGGCTGTTTATTAGACCACTTGTGATTAAGTGATTGGGCTTCTCTGCCATTGCTTGTATTGTAAGCAGTTCTGCAGAGTCACTCAAGATAAAGTCAgacaaaatgtaattataataacatAACTATGGGCATAATGAGTGCTCAGTAGTTTGAGAGCTCAGATTTGAAGACttacaaatgataaaacaatgcaaacaaaATAGCATTAGGGGTCACACTGAGGGTTTGGGAGGTTTAGCGAtaggaaaatatgaaaataattattgtacatgcacatgcaaaacCAAGACATCAGTTCAATATGCTGTATAAGGACATAATAACATATTCCTCACGCAGTGTGATGATTTTTGCAGGGAGGAAACACATTAGAACTAGACAATAAGGTCAAAAGGAGGGGATTACAGAAAACAGTGGTATTGTAATACTACCTTAAGAGTGGAGTATGTATAAGGGTAATGATAGGCAAAGTAGCAGACATCATCCTTATGGCTAAAGCTTGTGCTGAAGGTCAGTGTATAATAGGACTTTCCTTTCTGACCTCCAGCTGCAATGGAGCTCCTCGCAAAATGATTcctgtggagagggagaaacattTCATGAGTAAATGATGCACAATATAACAACCACTAAACAATATGCTCAATGGCCACTGTATTGGGTCCACCTGTACTATGTATTACATAGTACATAGTAAACCAGCTCTGTAATAAATTCCTCCAAgtttctaatgttcagtttttggtgaGGGCACACtttgagaggtgtttctaatattcagCCCCCATAACGTTTATAACTAGGGAAGACAAACACTGCCATTACTTTACATGCATCATAAAAGTAGAGCTTATGGCAGAACAGTTGTATTGAATTGCCATTGGACAATTGTACAGGGACATCTAAAAAAACTGACAGTATGTAACATCATACATGCACTACTTTAAAATTTGTGGTGCAATTTGCAAGTTATGCGTGACCCCTCTCCTGAATGCGATACTAATACATAATTGTTGGTATAGCAAGTTACAAATTAATCAAGAGAGTTCTTTATAGCTACATTAATACACTACTGCATAATAGGAGTAGCATGGAAAAATTGGTATGCTGCTAGAAAACAGATCTTTCCCTATGTAACCCTAACACTTTTTACAAAGGTAGATTTTGCCTTTCTCTTCAACATGTTTTCCCTGGTCCACTGGATTTTGAGTGTACCTACTTGTAGTAGCAGATGTCTGCTCCCGTTCTGACCCAGCGAGGTCTGCCACTGATCGCCTCCTGCACAGAGTACATCAGCACCTGcatgcctacacacacacagacacacacagacatacacacacaaggaggGAGGCAATGCCATGTCAGCTTACAATGTTAGTTTAAGGTTTTTCAGCTATGGGTCAAAAGGTGTTTCCCACTCTGAAACAGTCtaatttaatgtaatatttaatatatgtgtatgtacacaTCCTCTGTAGGTCAGATGGAGAATGGATGGGTGTTGTCGAGCAGCTCACCGTAGTTAAACTGGCTGTTTGACTTCTCACAGTTGATGATGTTGAAACGGTAGGTGGTGCCAACGCGCATGCCGCTCACTTCAAAGTAGAACCACTGGTGGTAGTGATTACTGTTGATGTCTGAATTCAGCACAAGGTCATACTCGTATCTGGAGAAATACCACAGCATAAACTGTAAATGTGGAGCCAAACATCCACCAAAAATACTGAAGTATCACATCTTTTGTTTTCAATCTCATTTCTGTAAAACTGAGATAAGAAGAAGGTTAAATATACAGAGCGCTGACCACAGATTCAAATGTTATTAATGTGATAAAACTCTCTCAGTCCCCTTTAGCTGATGTGACAATAAATACTTACTTCCTAACTTGAACTGCCTTCCTGAGGTTGCCAGACTCAAACTGTGAGTTAAACTTCAGTGATTCGCCATCGTCTTCAATCACaggacaactgaaacatgatgaGGAACAAATAACACTATTGAGAATTCATCACCCTTTGCAGTATATGGATGATAAATGAGCTAATTTGCAGTGTGAATGTCACAGCTCTAAAGATTACCAGTGATGTTTAAGTTAGCAGACTCGGTGAGAGGAACTTACCTGGGAATGTCAAGGTCATAAACAACTTTATCCAGGATATCATTAGGATGAATCAACCTTTCAATGTCCTGGAATATCTTAGACCTGCAGGgttagacacacaaacaaactcattGTTAACACAAGGGATAAATGCAACAAGGTATAAGAAATGCCTTTTTATGCCACCATAACCTTTGATTCACAGCAAAGTTAAATGTGTAAACTGTAGCTCACAGACTGAAAAGCCAATTTGGACTGTCATGCAGAACCCAAGAATGTACCCACAAGATTGCATTTAACGTTTTCCAAATTGTTCCTGGAAACATTTTGTCCTTGGAAAAAGCATTACTAAAATATCACTATTACTGAGGCTCCAAAAGGTCTGTCTGGAGCCCCACAACTCAGGTTTCAATCAGTGTGGGACTTAGAAAAGTTTCAAAATATTCTAAATACAAAAGATTTGTTACTTAAATTTAAATTCCTGGAATGGAGAACACTAGAGCTCACTCCTGTTGATTCCCCTTTTCAGCTTCTTTTAATGGTTTCTGATATATACTTTAGTTTTTATGCTGAATGATTTTTGCCACCTACTGATTCCATGAAAATATCTCACCTCTGTACACCATAAACTCTCTCCAGAAGTGGTTCCCTAAATGTTGGGGCTACATGGCCAAAGTAGTCTGGGTAAGCCACTTCAGCATACTGGGGTACAGAGTGTGTTCCCTTCACCATCTCCACGTACAGATCAGGGTCATGCAGTGAGAGGAGCAGCGCTGTGTCTGGCACCTCCAGAACTGCTCCTTCCCCACCTTCGTCATCAGCACCCTCTGAGCCACAGTCTGAACCCCAGTtactgccgccgccgccgccgccgcctcctcctcctcctcctcctcctcctcctcctcctcccatgcGACGTGTCGCAATACCTCCCAAGAGCAGAGGAGACTGTATGTGTCTTGTGGCATTGACTGGAGAGCCTTCCTGTTTGACTCCCCGTAATCCCTCCTCTGCATTCAGAGACCCCTCCTCTTCTAGGGAGACACATTCCAACACGTGTGCTAGTTCCTGTTCTATCCTCTGCCCTTGAGAAGGAGGCCTGGTGAGGGAGGACAAGGTCGCATGTCCATCTGGGGAAGGAATGTGGGCctcctcttttttgtcttgGTCCTTGGTGAGGTGGATGGTGTCCAGCTCGAGACTCGTCAGAGGAGCAGGGGGAGAGGGATTGGGAGCAGAGGGAGACGGCTGAGTGTGTTGTTCTTTGGTAGGGTTGAAAACCTCCTGAGAACTCGGTATAGGGACATGTTTAGGGGACAGGGCTTGAGCTGTGGGCACTATGATTGGCCGAGTGGATCGACTTGAGGCTGATGATGAGAAgaaggatgatgatgaagaggtgGTAGAGGCACTCTTTGAGCATTCAAAGTTATACCCCTGTAGGAACAAGATATATTTAAgcattaaacttttttttcaattcacCATGTTTTAGTACATATTACATGTTAAAACTATATCAACATAACTGAAACTATTGTGCCAAATATAATGTTAAATACTGTCAATAGTGCAACAGACTGACACATAACAGACCAATTGACTATACTCAGCTTGAATTAATCTTGATTTAAACGTATACTGTGGTAATTTCCCATGTTAAATTGTGTCACCATGTGCAgaaaacactgacctgaaagTCTTCAGATAGCTCCAGGAAGAATCTCTCATACACTCTCAACTCCTCGAATGGACGACTGGGGCTCTTTTTGGGATGCAGCTTGTTTAGGTCAGTCTCTATGTCATCATTCTGATTGATaggacaaaaacagagcaaacacatTCATCTAAATGTGTTATGCAAGTGGACTATTGCTCaagtctgtctttttctcataattttgacatgGGGAAAACAAGTAACAAAAGAATTACAGCAGATGAGAAAATAAGTGTGAGTCGAAGAAACCAAAATCAGCTTATTTTGATGTGTAATTTGAAATCAACATTTGTGGTCCaatgttttgtgtttactttgagGGTGGGTCGTTATGGTTTAAAATTTCCAGAGGGGTCAAAGTCCCTCTCACACTCTATTAGGGGAGTGCAATGTTTTGATTAAACGCATATCAGACATGGCTGACATGTTTGTCATAGTGATGTGAGTGTTTGTCACTGGCTGGTGAGTCGCGGTTGGTGGGTTAtgactgccccctgctggaaaCTTAAAGGAGTGCAACTAGACTGTACCGATATCAGGTCTATATAAAACTCTGACACATCTCTGAGAAATTCTGTCCTCAAATGACATAATTTGTAGAGATTTAATGTTATGTAATGAAAGTGAGTCATTTGATTGTCATATTAACAATTAAGTTATTCAGGAAACTCCTGGGTTTTTAATTCAATGGCCTATTTATGAATTAACGTTGTCTAGCCATGTAGGGCCATTTGTACTGTGCATCACAACTCTTTGTGAAGATTAATCACGCTATGAAAATTTTGTAGAGATGTTTACAATGTGCATCACTAAGGCCTACACTCAGTGTTGTCTCTATAACACCACTATCGTACAGAGGAAAGATACtcagacattttcaaatgtaacaGATAATAATGTCATGTGAAATATGgcgtgtgtatgtgagtgcTGAGTATTACCGCAGTGCGATGATCCTTCTCGTCCTCTTCATTCTCAGTATCGTTCTCagtgtctgcctctgtctcatcattatcatcactttCATCCACTACATCATCCACTGggtgcaacacacacaaacacagaagttATTAGGTGACTGTCCTTAATACTGATTTACTTAATATTTTCCTGGGAGTTTAGTATTTATCAAAACGTGTGTAGGTCTCAGACTAAGAGGCCTCAGATGATTTTGGTCTCTGAGTCTCACTGTTTTGAcaggaacagagaaaatgttaacCAAAGAATGTGAGCAGCCATGATCAAGAAATGAGTGCGAGATTTTGGAGAAAGAAGAAATCCTGAGTATATTTCTTCCAAAACGCAGAGCTGATGGTCTCACTGACAAGTCAGTGTAATAGCAGCAGCTTACAATTTTACACTGTTCTCCATGGTTGGGTTACTGACAtcaatgacacatttttagAAATACAGATGAGTcttacttaatttccctgagggagtcatcccaagggatcaataaagtctagtctaagtctaagtctaagtctgaGTCAACGTAACTTTGTGCTAAGGCTGAGGCAATTACTGGTTGCTGTTGCCAATTAAAGCCTCCAAGATGATGGTGTATATTTGattttgcaaataaaaaaacagaaagggaggAAATTAACTAAAATGTGTGAACACCTACATCATCAGGCAAattcaacagtaaaataaaagagaagtttctgatcaaacatttttaaGTTAGATTAGattgaaggaggagaaaaagggtTCAAATATTTTACCATAGCCTATGGATTCAAGAAGAAAATTAGTCGAGTACAGTGCAAGTACATATGTCCACTAGTGATCAAGCAAGCACTATGCAATGTGCACTAAGCATGTTTATTACTAACACATGTCATGTGTTAGTTTAGTGAAGTTAGAGTATGACGTGAGGTGAATAAAAAAGCGGTGGTGAGTAAGTCTACGTAATCTGAGGATGGAGTTGTGTCTTACGTACGTCTTACCCTTCTTTAAGGGCTTGTTGCTGAGCTGTTGACTTGTTCTTCCTGAAAGGCACATTGTGTGCAGCAGTGTCATGAGTGTTGCCATTAACAATTTAGTCGGTCCAGGGGTATGAGCATTATTTGTGTATGTATCTTTGTGGTATGAAGGACTGAATCTAAGAGCAATGACTACAATAAAAAAGTGTGTCTATCTGTACTGCATATTCTTCAATGACAGGCGTGCACATACACTGTGATAAGCTGGGACACACTCTagtgaactgtgtgtgtttgtaagtgtgcgtgtgtgttctcACCCTCAGCGGGTTGGCTGTACAGCTGAGCCACAGGTCCTGCAGCAGGTATGTGCGGCAGCTGGTAGTGGAAGGCTGACTTGATGGTGGGCAGAGGCAGACGGTTCTTAGGAAAACACTTCCTCATGATGAGACTTGAAGTGTTGACCAGAGGATCCAGAGTCCGCACGGGGAGACACTCctagaaataaagaaacagacagagagcagagagcagctgagacTCTGTGCGTATGCGCAGCACTTGTGTGTTGCATGGTTTAATTGCTTGCCATTCGTATGTCATACTCTCACTCACAGTGGAGGAGTTGTAGAGGATCCTCATGCCATCAGCCTCTATGAACGCCTTCCTGCCAAGTTTGATGTTGGTAATGTTCCTGAGGCAGACCAGCAACCCTTTGCGAATCAGCATATGGCGATGCCGTGTGTCATTGCGATGCCAATCCAGGTACAGAGCAAGCAGGACCGGCACATGTCTGCCGTCCACTGCGCGGCGAGCATTCGTTTCTGCGCAGGGAAGCGGAAGAAGACAGGGAGAAAGCTTTGATAAAGAGCAACTGACAACTGTGGGATGGGATGAAGAGAAGCATGGGAGGAGTGAAAAGGAAAGCAGTATAGTGAGGGGGAGTTGGAGGTTAGATAACTTGAAATCCATGCTGAATGAtcagttacagtttttgttttagggcagtcaaaagacaaaataaggGTTCATGATGATGGAGGTGAGTGAGGGCAAAAGGGAGCTATACTTAATGGATACAAATTAAGGATAGCTACACTGTATCACCAGAGACTCAAAAGTCAATGCTACAAAGCAAATTACTCACTGGATTTGAGCAGTGCTGCTAGTGCGTCCAGAGCTACCCTGTTGATTTAGAAA is from Lates calcarifer isolate ASB-BC8 linkage group LG13, TLL_Latcal_v3, whole genome shotgun sequence and encodes:
- the agtpbp1 gene encoding LOW QUALITY PROTEIN: cytosolic carboxypeptidase 1 (The sequence of the model RefSeq protein was modified relative to this genomic sequence to represent the inferred CDS: deleted 1 base in 1 codon), translating into MNKPKMATEKGVPSNSRVLMLLGQLERMSGEAMVKDVETARQVTAKILHLIQTQEKSGKEVMSKGSSGMEVILASLENTRDVQTTLNILYILSELLTVGRGRRVGVFVSKGGTGILFQILITASKELPPSEELMLQLHSLLAKVGPKDRKFGVKARLSGALNVTVNLMKQNLQNTKLLLPCLQVLRVYSTNSVNAISLGKNGVVEVMFKIVAPYSKKNTSLLKVALDALAALLKSKTNARRAVDGRHVPVLLALYLDWHRNDTRHRHMLIRKGLLVCLRNITNIKLGRKAFIEADGMRILYNSSTECLPVRTLDPLVNTSSLIMRKCFPKNRLPLPTIKSAFHYQLPHIPAAGPVAQLYSQPAEVDDVVDESDDNDETEADTENDTENEEDEKDHRTANDDIETDLNKLHPKKSPSRPFEELRVYERFFLELSEDFQGYNFECSKSASTTSSSSSFFSSSASSRSTRPIIVPTAQALSPKHVPIPSSQEVFNPTKEQHTQPSPSAPNPSPPAPLTSLELDTIHLTKDQDKKEEAHIPSPDGHATLSSLTRPPSQGQRIEQELAHVLECVSLEEEGSLNAEEGLRGVKQEGSPVNATRHIQSPLLLGGIATRRMGGGGGGGGGGGGGGGGGGGSNWGSDCGSEGADDEGGEGAVLEVPDTALLLSLHDPDLYVEMVKGTHSVPQYAEVAYPDYFGHVAPTFREPLLERVYGVQRSKIFQDIERLIHPNDILDKVVYDLDIPSCPVIEDDGESLKFNSQFESGNLRKAVQVRKYEYDLVLNSDINSNHYHQWFYFEVSGMRVGTTYRFNIINCEKSNSQFNYGMQVLMYSVQEAISGRPRWVRTGADICYYKNHFARSSIAAGGQKGKSYYTLTFSTSFSHKDDVCYFAYHYPYTYSTLKMHLSKLEDLRTPQIYLRQDVLCETLGGNSCPLLTITAMPESNSNDHICQFRNRPLIFLSARVHPGETNASWVMKGTLEFLMGTSPLAASLREAYIFKIVPMLNPDGVVNGNHRCSLSGEDLNRQWQNPNPELHPTIYHTKSLLQYLAHIQRAPLVFCDYHGHSRKKNVFMYGCSVKETVWQSNISATSSDLQEDLGYRALPKILSQIAPAFSMGSCSFVVERSKESTARVVVWREIGVQRSYTMESTLCGCDQGKYKGLQIGTRELEEMGAQFCVALLRLKRLTGLRNHQHLLDLESDIIGTQSKVVSCSTTYVMEEDEPSFLEAIDYSAESNDEDVEHENELGVEVHKNPDHLDQLSDSETNHRD